GGACCGGGGTGTGGTGCCTGGTGCGTGTTCTTGTCCCGGAGCTGTGTACCTGGGTTGCGCTTGTGCGCACCATGCCCACCGCTCGTGCCCCCGGGGCTGCTGTGCGCCTGAgctgccaccgctcgcgcccagcCAAACGTGGTGGCGGCCCACCGCTGGTCCGAGCTGTCGGTTCGCGTCAGCCTTTGCGCGCGCTCGCGACCGAACGGGGCCGAAAACGTAGGCCGGGTACGTGGGCCTTGCGGGCCGAGTGAGCGAGCGGGTGCGGTGCGGTAGGGAGAAATGCTTGGTCGACCCGGACGGGATGGGAGGATATCGCCAGGAGCCGCTACAACCGCACGCGCGTTGGCCGGcgtggggaaggaggagctcagagCTCACTGGCTCACTGCTCACGCCGCCCCGTTGGTGGCTTCTCCGGCCAAGGCAGGCTTTCCCTGTAAGCCCTCCTCAGGTCCCCGGATCCTTTCTGTCCCCGTTGCTGCGCCCTATGCTCTGCATCAGCTGGTTATCGCGCGGCATCTATTGTTCCGTTCGTGAAATCCTGCTTTCTGACGCCGTGCTGGGTCAGGCGTAGCGAGCCAGATTAGGATTTACTAAATGCTCTTGTCATGTTGTGAGAACTGGAGGGACTGCAGACTGCTGTAACTTACCGAGCGTCGAATTGGTGATGCGTTGGTGATTGCGGGATTTCTAGTTAGTTTCGCTCAGGCAATTGTGGCTGCCGCTTTGTACTGCCATTTTTAGTATCATGTTTAGCTTGAGAATGGAAGCACAAAGGCGTTGTTCTCAGGAGTCTGTGCAAAGTTGGAGAGGACAATAAGTTTGAGTTTGTGGGGAAAAACTGATTTGGGTGCTTGTGAATGTTTCCATGTTCTGTATGAATGTCAAGCCTGGGTTCTGTCTAGTGTCTAGAATTGATAGGTTCTTAATTGAATAAGTGCATGCTGTCTTGACTTCATCTATGGCATAATGGTTTTCACGTCATATTCAGAACAGATAATTTGGAAGTTTGCCTATGATGGGAAAGAGCACGGCCAGACTATATATAGAAAAACTTAGATGATGCCAGCACACCTCATCTGGTTCACAGCTATAGTATAACAATGTTATGTGCTTTACTTCAGTTGCTGCGGCATCTACTAGAGATGGCGAAGTTTTCATCAACAGGCTGTTCCTGTTCACCTCAAAAAACAGGCTGTTCCTGTTTTGGAATGCTGCGAATTCCTAATTGTTTAATCTCCACTCTTCAGAACTGCACATTTACACTACCTACTAACTCACTGAAATTGTCAATTGCTCAGGGCTAGTGGGCTACTTTAGGTGTGAAAAGGCATATAGTTGCAGTCACTGCAATCGTTACTTTCATTTTTCTTAGATGACAATTGACACCTACAAAACTTGTGTACTCAGACTTTTAGAACTTCGACTAAAATTTTGGAAATGTTTAGATTCACACAAAGTTATGTTATATTTATCATGAAAAATACTTTCGTGTTGCTAAGTTGTTACAAATTTTACTGTCAAATACTAGCAGCTGGAAAAGTAACAGGCAGAGGGTCATGTTGGAGACCCTGTTGATGCCCAAAATGACACGTTAAAGATGAGGTGGTTCCTTTGAAAGGAATATTGAAGGCTGAAGCATATTAAGTTTAAACAGCAGTACCAAAGAAAACTCACAGATACTTATGTAGCAGAATGGCCAAACCCGAACATTGTTATATGCTTGTGGGGGTGAGGGGTTAGCTACAAGTAACCATCTATCAATCTATCTTCACCTTTCAGTAAAGATAAAACATCTTGCAGAAAAACAACTTCTTTTATTTCCCCTTTTGTTAAGTGTCTCAAGTGATTGCATTGTTGACTCCATTTGTGAAGTGGCTCCTGTATCTCCCTGAGCATCTATTCATATCTTCATATGGTCTGTTGCCTTCTCGTTGTAATCCTTATCTTTTTGCTGGGTTTTACAGGTTTGTGTTTGTGGAATGTGCTTGCAATGGAGATTGAAGAACACACAGCTTCACTTTCAGGAGAGAATCCCATCACAAGGCTCCCACCAGATATCATTGAGGGGATACTTCTCAGGCTTCCCGTAAGCTCTCTACTGAGGCTACGTCGAGTCTGCAAGCAATGGTGGAACATGATCAGCGTCCCTCGCTTCATCATAGAGCATGCCTATCGTGCACCCAAGCACCTCCTCCTTTACTTGCCTAAATTGAGTATATCTGCATCCCTCCATCCCAAGATTGCCAAACCATGCCATGCAACGGTCATTGATGAAAAGTGGTCTCCATCAACATGGGCTGCATCACATATGGACCCTGATGATCACCTCTTTGCATCATGCAATGGCTTGCTTTGCTTCTACAAGACATACACACTCAAGATATCTAACCCTGCAACAGGTCAATGCCTGCATCTCTTGAAACCTGATGGGATATTGTTGCATGACTTCCACTATCTATACAGCTTTGGATTTCATCCGATTACTGGAGAATACAAGCTTGTGCACTTTCTCCGTGAGCCCCAACGCTATAAATCAGGACAGCCTTTCCATTTTGACATCATTCAAGTGTACACCCTTGGTGAAGACAAATGGAGAGCTATCAAAGCTCCTATACCATGCTGCATGGTGCATCTTGGAGTTGTAAATGTGGATGGAGCGATGTATTGGCTAACAGAAGATGAAGGAACAAGCTGCGGCATGGCAGTTGTATCATTTGATCTCAGGGAAGAAATGTTTGCATTGATTCAACTTCCAGCATTGGAAGTGAAAGAGACAGCCTCTTGTGCCACCCCCAAAGTTGCTTACTATATGACTGAGATAGATGACAAGGTGTGTGTAGTGACTATGTCATACCAAAGCCATGCACCGAGGTGGCGCCGATACAACGCAGAGCTTTCAGGTAGGACTGACATTTGGGCTCTTGAAAGTGACAAGTGGTTCCTGAAATATAGCATCCAGTCACCATCTCTATCCCGGTATGTTCCTCAGCCATGCTTCATCCACAGGGAGAAGATCATACTGCAGGACCGTGACAGTAATGTGTGGTACCATGATTTGCGAGGCAAGACTGTGCAGATTGAGCATGGAGAGGAGGTGAAGCTTTTGCACCTTGGTGACTACAGATTCTATGAGACGCAGTCCTATTTCTACAAGGAGACACTTGCTCCCTTGAGCATTTATGCCAGAGCAGCCATTGTTCGTGCACCGcctgtgcctcttgctccttcAGTTGCTTCAAATTAGTTTCTACGAGGCTCTTGCACTCTGAAGTTTTGGCAGCAAGTACTGATGAATGGTTTAATATGGAGAGTGGGTAATGGGGATCGCACACTTGCCATCCACGCCAAGGGGTGCAAATCTCATGAACTGAGTAATTGAGATGATTGACCCATGCACAGGCAATTGGAACGAGACACTAAAGATGTGAATGAATCTTATTAATCCCAGTTCATATGGAGATGGATGATGTGGCAGCCTGGTGCTATGGGGTCTTTTCTTGATGAAATCAGCCTACATAGTTCAGGAGGAGTTtgaaaaaagaagaaggaaaaacaAGTATGTAGCTCATTCATCTTCACCGGGGGCTTTGATCGATAAGGATTCAAGAGTGTTGGAAAAAGATTTGGAGCATGAGTTGCCCGGGGTCCGGGGAAGATAAAAATTTTTCCTATGCACATTTTAGCCTGCCATTACGAATGACACTAAAGAAAAAAGAGATGGAGTTGGACACAAAATGTGTTGTCTGTCAGTGGGGTAGATGAAGGAGGACACCTCGTTTCTAAGCGTAAAGAACAAAAGGAGGGGTAGTGCCAGCTGAATTTGTAGGAAGCTCGCTGCATGCTTGCACGCAAGTCTCAGCGTGGGGTTTGATGAAGGAGATACTTGAGATGGAATGGAAAGCTCAGGTCGCAATGGTTGCAGAGAAGGTGAGAGGAGGTAAGCAAACGACCTAGCTCAGGTCGCAATGCctatcctaaattttagtcgtcgttccatcggatgtttgatacatgtatggagtattaaatatagactaattacaaaactaattatatagtttacgactaatttgcgagacgaatcttttgagcctaattaggccatgatttgacaatgttttgctacagtaaacatatgataatgacagattaattaggcttaaaaaatttatctcgtgaagtactgacgaattatgtaatttgtttttttattagtatccaaacaccctatGCAACATCATCCCGACacttcctaaattttagtagctggatcTAAACACCTCCTTACACTGTGATGAAACAGGCAGATGAGTTCTCATTCCCCTCTCTCTTAAAAAAAGGTTTGTCAGCATATGTACTGAGTTAGTGACCACTGAGCATAGTCTGTAACTTAGGAAGGTTGTCACGCTTGAATCCTGAAACAAATTTCTGGTGTAATTTTCACATTAATATTGTTCACACCTGTCGAAGGTTCAGCTGCTTTTCGGTGCTActgtgatttttgtttttctgtttttaacgTCCCGTTCGTTTAGAGGAATTCTGAAAGAATCGGAAGGAATCTAAAtgattctggaggaatttgtgagaggaaaacactgttccggatgaaaaaagaagcagatTAAgctgggtttaagggcacgcgaatggGGCCAACGTTTGCACGTACTATTTCACTATTTCTGAACGCAAAATGCTATACACTTTTTTGGTTAAGTTTTATGGATTGAGAAACAAAAAGTTCCAGAATACGTAGTTGCAGTCAGACTGTCTTCAACGAGGGAGATTTAAATACGGCACCTATTCTAGCTTTTGGGTCTCTCACAGGAAAGGGTCACACACCTGTAAACTCGCCCTCTCCAACAGCGACCGTGAGTATGCACTCGGCCGCCGCATCCTTCTCTCCCCTCCTCCGCCGCGCCGCAGCCGGAGTAGGCCGTCAGCATGGCCGCGTGGCTTGCTGGGAGGGCGGCAGTGGGGCTCTCCTTCTCGGTGGTAGCTGCGGCAGTCGGGGATGGGCTTGCGCGCGGCGTACTCGGGGGCGGCAAGGGCGTTGTGCACTGCCGCCGGCGGCTACGGCGGACCGGGGCGGCCTCCCTGCCCCGGCGTCTGGATCCAGCGCGGTCCCAGGGCCGGATCCGCTTGGCGCTCGGGCGGGCCACACCTGGGCGGGCGCTGGGCGAcacccatggcggcggcggcggctccggccCAGTTTCGGCACCGGATCTGCAAGGGGCTGCACCCTGGGACACGTGCGGAGGCGGCAGCCGTCGCCTAGGGGCGCCGGTTGCGGGGCTCTTCCTCTTCCTTGCGCTCGGCGGTAATAGCGGCATTCGGAGCAGCGGCCCGGTGGGGCACGCCCTCGCGCAAGCCGTGTGGGGCTCGGCAGGGCCGCCTGCTGTGGCTGCAGTGGCGTTGGCTAGTGCCCGTGCAAGTGCCGGGCAGTGGCGCAGGGGCTCCTTCCTTCCTCCTCCGCTTCCTCCTTTCCTCCTCGACCTTGGCAGCGGCGGCGATTTGCATAGCGAGGAGAGAGGGGATGTTTTTTTGCATAGCGTTTCAGCTGATAACCAAAATGCGTCGTGGGTTTAGGTCCTCCGTTGGACGGTGTTTTTGGTAGACAAAGGCACCGTGAGTGACGTATTTTGGGTCTAGGTCTCCTTATTGGAGACACCCTCACGCAGGTTAGAATGCAGAAGCTCGCAGCCAAGACGCAATTCCAAAAGTGAATGGATGAACTGAGGTAAAAGTGGGACCACGCAGCTGGGCTAGTTGGGCCTCACTGGGCCTCTGTGTTCGATAGCCTCACCCTTCTTCTGGAATCCACACAGGAGGAGCAGAAATTCATCGAACCAACCCGCGAACCTTGTGTCTGGCTGGGGAATGGAGTTCTCTCGGCTCTCGCCATGGCGGCGATTGCAGGTCTGAGGCGATTGCGCCGGTGAGTGAGCCCCCTGCGTTTTCCTCTTTTGCTCGTCGAATCCGTGTATCCCTCGCGACGCTCTTTCTCGCATTCTTCTTCCCGATCCGTGACGGCAGCTGCCGGCTAGGGTTTCTGTTTTGAGTTCGTTAGTTTAGGGTTTGGCGCACGAGACGGAGCAGCGCACACGTGTTGTTGTGTTTGACTTGAAGTTGGCGCGTCTGGGAAATGTGTAGATGTGTGGAGATACCTAGTACAGGGTACTCTGGTTTGTCTGTGGAATGGTTTCTTTTCGGTTGGGCGTTTAAGGAATGGTTGATTTATGAAGCTTTCTTCGTACATTGAAGAGAAAGGCAGATATGGAGCATGGCTGGGCTCAAGAAGATATCTCTCTCCATCTTGGGTGTGGCCACAGATGCCGCCGCCCCCGGAGGATGAGTATGGGCGGCGGGAGGAAGAATGGCGGAAGCGGGAGGATGAGGAGAAAGGGAGCTCTTCCTTTTctatttgttttttctttctgtGTTGACTTGGTTTCGCTGGTTTTATCCCAAAACCTG
Above is a genomic segment from Miscanthus floridulus cultivar M001 chromosome 3, ASM1932011v1, whole genome shotgun sequence containing:
- the LOC136542070 gene encoding putative F-box protein At3g17500; the protein is MEIEEHTASLSGENPITRLPPDIIEGILLRLPVSSLLRLRRVCKQWWNMISVPRFIIEHAYRAPKHLLLYLPKLSISASLHPKIAKPCHATVIDEKWSPSTWAASHMDPDDHLFASCNGLLCFYKTYTLKISNPATGQCLHLLKPDGILLHDFHYLYSFGFHPITGEYKLVHFLREPQRYKSGQPFHFDIIQVYTLGEDKWRAIKAPIPCCMVHLGVVNVDGAMYWLTEDEGTSCGMAVVSFDLREEMFALIQLPALEVKETASCATPKVAYYMTEIDDKVCVVTMSYQSHAPRWRRYNAELSGRTDIWALESDKWFLKYSIQSPSLSRYVPQPCFIHREKIILQDRDSNVWYHDLRGKTVQIEHGEEVKLLHLGDYRFYETQSYFYKETLAPLSIYARAAIVRAPPVPLAPSVASN